The genomic region GAAAAAAAGGCTTAGGACGTATGTTAAATCATCGCACGTGTTCTGCCCTACAACGCAAAGGACGTTTAACTTTAACACTTGGTACTTGCACGGCTACGCGTGGAATAACCACGTTTCTATATATTTTCCATGTGCTTCTTCGGTCAGTTGACTCCTTCTCTGGTCTATGTTCTATTTTTCGCCTTCTACGTGAACGGAAACTTACAGAATTGATTAATTGAATCGCATTGCTATGGAAACCTTTGAACattctttcttttaaattaatttaatttttttccagcGTGCATTCCTTTCTGTACCTCGTTCTCTAGCGGAGTGTGTGATGGGGGATTGCTTTGATTGTGAACAAATAGAATCTCGACATTTGAGTTGGAATAAAATTCCAAATTGGATACTCGAACCTGGTATTGCTAGCCTGTCTCATATTTGCACTACACCTAAACATAGAGTTCCTTAGCGGTACAACataaacggaagaaaaattcCGGAGGTAGTTCAGGTTCAAGGGGTTGTCGTTACCATGGATTATGTGGAAGGTTCACTGCATTTTTATGGTGAGTATATGAATAACAGAAGTTTACAACAATGGAATATGTAGTATTTGGTAGTGAGGCTTGTAACACTTCAGCCGATAGCAGAAAATAAGGGGCAGTACGGAGCAATTTACTTTCTCATTCTTTCCGGATTGTTTTAGACAAGTCCTTACAACATCGAAGCATAATCCTgagtttaaaaatgtaaacgTCCCATCAGTAGTAGTTTCCGGTGAATCCTCGTTGATCCATACTGACCCTTTACTTGAAGCAAATAAATTCACTATTTaaacgttttattattttattgttttattgtaaaaaGAAACCCTAGGACCAAAATGGAGGTAGGGGTGTGGGTTTTTAGTTGTACTTGAACCAATGGCAAAAGGAAGGTGAAATATTCCGTTCCCGATTTCGCACTATCATTAGCGCTCGTGGAGTTGGCCACACAACACATGGCCAGCTCCCCCCACTAACCAGCTTAAGAGAAGTTTTTTTACCTTACGTGGTTTGAGTAAAGAATACGGGACAACTTCGGTTACGTCTTCACATTGATAGCTTTTCCCTTCGGCTTGAACGGCTTTCATTGGGTGTAATTTTGTTGTAGATTGATTGTGTTTTATTGCTGCCGGTACTTCCGTTGCTTTTGTACGGCCATTTTCACGCACGCCTGTTCAACATCCATCGATTCTGTTCTGTTCCTTACACACTAACATTATAACGAGTAATAATCAATCAATAGTTAACGCTAGCACATCGTAGCAGCTCCAAGGGTTGCCCTGATCAAATCAAGGAAGAATGAGCGAAAAGTTAAACACATAGAAATCATGTTTAAGGGAGGAAAATTTGAGCTCCCTCCTGGGGAGAGGGGGAATCATGAACGGTTTCCACTTGAATGAAAACAGTCAAATCCAGTTTTAGCCAGCACAGATGAAACacataatattttgaaatttacaGCTACGACCTTATCATCTGGGAAAGAGTAAAAAGTTACTTGACAAACGAACGAGAAGAAGTTGCTTCAACGCGATTATCCAGCGGAAAGCCTATCAGCTTAACTAATTCGACACAGATACAGATGCTTGCGAGTGGGAAAACATCCCACTCCGATTATACGCTATATGTTTTCTAGGTCCGCGACGATTGTTTTCGCCCTTCGTTCGTTAACATAAACCATTACGTGgtgatttgaatattttccaaagcaaaaggaaaacgttgaaagataaaaaataaaacaaagaaaaaattgaACCGATCCCTACGCAACCGTGAAGGGACCCATTACTGAACCCTTTACTCTCCCTTTCGGGATCGAAATAAACTTTGTCAATTTTGGGGATGCATCGTTACCCGCGTCCGTATCATCTTCAGATCCCCTGCCCTTTCCTTCTCCTGTCGTCAGCTCAGATTTGCGATGTAAACTTTTGGATTTGCCGCCTCGGCAGATCGCCAAACACTGCGTCCCCGTGGACGCTCTTCGCGATTGCCTTGATGCTGGCCGCTATATCAACTGCCTCCTCGGTCATCTGGAACAGGTGAAAGGAACAATTAGTATCCAGAGGATCCAGAGGTATTCGTTCGGTGCCCCCACCCTGTGCCTTACCTCATCGAGATCATCGTCGTTCCCACGGAACGGTGTCATCGGCTTCGGTGTTGAAATCGGAAGACTTCTTGCTATCGAACTATTCTGTCGGTACGGCATACGCGGTATGCGCATGCCTCCCTCCTGATTGTTGTTGTCGGTAGTATCTAAGGCGCatgatttaaataatattttttaatttaatttttaaatccttggaccaaggaaaaaaatcaatcgtTCTCACCATCGTAATCACATTCATCCTCGTCCGAGTAAGTGTCCGGCGGAGGCGTTTTGTCGTTTTCCATACCGTCGATATCGAACAGGCAGTCCGCATCGAGCGCATGGTTGTTGCCGCCACTGTTGCTACTAAACCTATGCGCACCCATGAGGCCGCCAACGTTGCCCGGCATACCCGGCGACGACCCCGTCAGGCCGCTGTTCTGGTTGGCAAAGAGATTTGTACTGCTggaatgttgctgctgctgctgttgagttGGTGGTTTGTTAATGGCACCTCGGTTCGTAGTAGTATTGTTGTTGATGGTATTAGCAACACTGTTGCTGAGCGCTGGCCGCATGCCGGCGGCGATCGATTGTGACCTTAAGGCGCCACTTCCCCCGTTGGTCGCTTCCTGACCATCCAAAGCGAACGAATTGGACGAGATGGATGAAGTCCTCGAGTTTTGTTCTACTCGCTGCGATTTGACCTCACCCGTGCTCATGGCGGACGATTCCGTAGAGCTACCGACTACactaccaccgccgccgccactaGATCCTCCGTGTACCATCGACGGTGGACTGTTTCCGGTCGACATTGGCATACACTCCGGTGTTGGCGGAGGTGTTTCCATCTGACTGCCTGGCTGGGAATCGGAAACCCCTCCAGCACCGGCCGTTGTGGTCACATTCGTCATCAGCTGGGCGAGGGCTTTCGCAGGGACTGGACCACCGCCTACGACCGCTTTCTCATCACCTCCCTCCTCCATGCGCCGATCTCCGCCACTAGTGGAGCGCACCATCGTGGGCATTTTCACGGCGTTCccaatcgtcgtcgtcgttgtcgtcgtcggcggcaCTGCAGCATCGCCACTTTTGTTAGCTTCTAGTTCAGGTACAAAGCTTTGCGCCAGGAACAGATAGTCCTGCTCCGCCCGGTCACGCATGTTGCACAGCTGCTCGTTCAGCTCTTGCGTAAAGCGCGCGATGCGCTCGTTTGCCAGCTGCGTTTCGGCGCGCATAAACGCCCTCAGCTGTTCCAGCAGTTCGTTGCTGTCGTTCGTGCTGTCGAGCGTGTTGGCCGCGGCATTGAACAGGCTGCGGTACTCGTCCTTCCGGTAGAACCCACGGAAGTCCGCGGCGCGCCCATCAAGCATGATTCTGTACGCGGGCGAATAGTTCTCCTGGGCCATCCGTTGCGCAATGGCTTCGGCGGTAGTCTGGAGGAATACAAACAAGGGAGGATACAATTCCTATATTAGCAAGCAAATACTTTCTAGCGCACAGATCACTTACAGCAAGGGACGGGTTGACGAGGAGCGCCGTAGGATTTCCTAGAGGATCGCGGGCGAACACTAGGCAGCTGCAGTTCAAACATTTGCTCACCTCCCAGCGTTCGCACAAGAGTGGTTTCAACAATGTCGTCAGTTGAACACTCACGTTCGCCTCCGGTAGGGGTCCAATGGCCTGTAGCGAGAAAACTAACATAAGTAAATGTACaattaatcaaatttcatGTATCTAAGACCTGATCtatttgggggtccgcgacagccgagcggtagcgccggttagaaaatcggcccacgccggggctcaccacctcgacggcgtgggttcgaatcccaaccgagaccggaccctcccctgtacgagaggactgactatccacgtacaacagggaaacaagtctcgtaagcccttaacgggcaggcatgaccaagaggtcgttacgccaagaagaagaagaagaagaagaagacctgTTCCCCAATAGCCTTCCATATAGTTACTACCAGTGTTACCAAAAACAATAGCGTCTAAAAGTATtcatggatttttttttaaacatctttAGATGATGTTTCAACTGCATGAACTTAAGTGTAATAATTACGAATGAAATTACAATCGACCTTAAGCACAATTTAAATTATATCCACTTTAATCGATTGGTAACTTTTGATCATCTTGGTTGCACTGGATACCAAGATCCTTAACGTTTATCCTTTATTAATGGCATTCAACTTTTGAAAGGATGACAACAGCCTAAAAGAATCCACTTCCATCCAACTGGAAGATacttaaatataatttaacgTAATTTAATAAATCAGGAAACCCCTGTttagatacaaaaaaaagtcaaacaaatTAATGTTTACAAGAATTACAATCGTATGCTAACGCATGGATTGCTTTGTGCAGgtgtaaaaagaaaagttgTAGAGCGATGCAATTAGTAATCAAGTCGAGATGTTGGGTAAATTAAAAGATGCACTGACAAACATTGTCATACCAACCACTCAGTTACCATAGATTCCATTCTTACAACGGTATGCGGAGGTGTGCATCTTGGTGTGTTCGTCGTTTCTCTCGCTAATCTAGCTGAATagtttagaaaataaaataaaatcattggTGATGCGCGTAGCCGGCCCTTTTTGGAGGTGGGCTCGCTTTGCATACGGAAACGGCAATCTTCTGCTTTTTCCCTTCTGCGTTTAGTGcacaatttgaataaattattctaaGTATATCTTCATCCCGCGGCTTAACGTCACACCCTTTTCCGACTGCGGGTACCTCagggtggaagggaaaaaacaaagcaccatTCTCGCGCGTTCCTTCGCCGTGTGTGTCGCTCGCTCAGGCGGCTcagaacaaaaccaaaaacaaatccaaaccCAGCGCAAAGACGACGACGCAAGCGTCGGCCGACGGCGTTCGGAAGCGCTTTCGGGCGTCAGAAACGGTCACAGGAAGTCGAGTGGCCAGCGACAACGAAGGGGGAATGCGCATACAACCTAG from Anopheles coustani chromosome 3, idAnoCousDA_361_x.2, whole genome shotgun sequence harbors:
- the LOC131271806 gene encoding uncharacterized protein LOC131271806 isoform X2, which codes for MFTCQCLNVSITVNDESFLNITHPVQETLKSDPNVPRRPVPPGTAAGGGGTTGIVDGKSRELACFFQEAIGPLPEANVSVQLTTLLKPLLCERWEVSKCLNCSCLVFARDPLGNPTALLVNPSLATTAEAIAQRMAQENYSPAYRIMLDGRAADFRGFYRKDEYRSLFNAAANTLDSTNDSNELLEQLRAFMRAETQLANERIARFTQELNEQLCNMRDRAEQDYLFLAQSFVPELEANKSGDAAVPPTTTTTTSGPVPAKALAQLMTNVTTTAGAGGVSDSQPGSQMETPPPTPECMPMSTGNSPPSMVHGGSSGGGGGSVVGSSTESSAMSTGEEATNGGSGALRSQSIAAGMRPALSNSVANTINNNTTTNRGAINKPPTQQQQQQHSSSTNLFANQNSGLTGSSPGMPGNVGGLMGAHRFSSNSGGNNHALDADCLFDIDGMENDKTPPPDTYSDEDECDYDDTTDNNNQEGGMRIPRMPYRQNSSIARSLPISTPKPMTPFRGNDDDLDEMTEEAVDIAASIKAIAKSVHGDAVFGDLPRRQIQKFTSQI
- the LOC131271806 gene encoding uncharacterized protein LOC131271806 isoform X1 produces the protein MFTCQCLNVSITVNDESFLNITHPVQETLKSDPNVPRRPVPPGTAAGGGGTTGIVDGKSRELACFFQEAIGPLPEANVSVQLTTLLKPLLCERWEVSKCLNCSCLVFARDPLGNPTALLVNPSLATTAEAIAQRMAQENYSPAYRIMLDGRAADFRGFYRKDEYRSLFNAAANTLDSTNDSNELLEQLRAFMRAETQLANERIARFTQELNEQLCNMRDRAEQDYLFLAQSFVPELEANKSGDAAVPPTTTTTTTIGNAVKMPTMVRSTSGGDRRMEEGGDEKAVVGGGPVPAKALAQLMTNVTTTAGAGGVSDSQPGSQMETPPPTPECMPMSTGNSPPSMVHGGSSGGGGGSVVGSSTESSAMSTGEVKSQRVEQNSRTSSISSNSFALDGQEATNGGSGALRSQSIAAGMRPALSNSVANTINNNTTTNRGAINKPPTQQQQQQHSSSTNLFANQNSGLTGSSPGMPGNVGGLMGAHRFSSNSGGNNHALDADCLFDIDGMENDKTPPPDTYSDEDECDYDDTTDNNNQEGGMRIPRMPYRQNSSIARSLPISTPKPMTPFRGNDDDLDEMTEEAVDIAASIKAIAKSVHGDAVFGDLPRRQIQKFTSQI